AGGATTACAGATATCCATTTATGGAAGAGGAGTAGGATTTGAAAAGATGAAATGAATTAAAAACCGCACAATAGTGCGGTTTTTTTATGCCTTGTTTTCTAGAAACTGCACCAGCTTAGCTACAGCGCGGCCACGATGAGAAATAGCATTTTTTTCTTCTGAAGACATTTCGGCGAAAGTCCGGTTGTAACCTTCTGGAATAAAAATTGGGTCATATCCGAACCCCTTTTCTCCTTTCAGTTCCGAGACAATGGCTCCATTTACTATCCCTTCAAATTGATAAGTCTCTCCTTCCAGATTTAATGTAATCATCGTGCGAAACCTTGCCGACTTATTTGAATGAGTTTCTAGTTTCTTGAGCAGTAGATTGATGTTTGCCAAATTGTCTCTTTCATTACCTGCATAGCGAGCAGAGTAAACTCCTGGCTCTCCATTGAGTGCTTCAACCTCGAGCCCTGTATCATCAGCAAAGCATGAAATACTATAGTTAGCTGTGACAAAATCAGCTTTAATCTTAGAGTTCTCAGAAAGTGTAGTTCCTGTTTCCGGTATTTCTTCGGTACAGCCTATTTCATTGAGCCCAACGATATCATAATCACTTATGATTTCATTGATCTCTCTAAGCTTATTCTCATTATGCGTGGCAAAACAAATTTTCAAGAAACTCTATTTAAGGGCGGATATTGACCAACTCAAATTCAAAAATCAATGGAGTGTTTGGCGGAATACCTTGATTGCCTTCAGCGTCTATACTACTGCCCACGGTTCCATACCCTACAGCCGACGGAATCATGATCAACCCTTTTGAGTTAAGTTCCATCTCCAGCATAAGATTCCTCAAACCACTTCTAAATCCTGTGATAAAACTGAAACTTATACCCGTTCCGTCCTCTTGATGATTGAAAGCCATAGGTACATATAGCCTATTCAAGGTAAAAACAGGATCACTAATCGCTCCATCCGAAGTATTGAGTGAGTCCAGGAGTTCTTCATAAGTTTTGTCTGATTTAGCCAGCAGGTCATCAAAAGATATACCATTTGCGACATAGTTGAGACTATCTGATTTCTTAGCCACTGCTGGATTAGTGGTATCAAATATTTGATTAGTTGTAAACTTTCCCACGTAGTGTACCGATACGATTTCGTTGAATTCAGGAACTCTAACACTTGTAGATGGATCCCAAACTACTCTTCGTACACCGTTATCCTGAATAACTACGTCATCAGCATTTATACCATTTTCTGCATCAGCAATGTAGGCATCAAATATTTCGCCTTCTGTTTCAGCTTGAGCCAATGAATCCAATCTCGCTTGTTCTTCTTCCTCTTCACCTTCAGCAGCATGATCCACACATCCACTAAAGTATACTAAGCCGCACAAAATTGTGACAAGCAAAATATGCTCCCTAAACTTCATTCCCATTTCACTAGTCAATTGCTAATAAATTAATATCAAATTTTAAATCCTCTTTGGGTGTAATAGGCCCAGATCCAGATTCCCCATATGCCAATTCCCAAGGAATATATAAAGTACCTGAACCTCCCTTCCTAAAATATTGAAGTCCCTCATTCCAACCTGCGATTATTCTATTATCCCCGATCCGAAAAACAAAAGCTTCATTTCGATCATAAGAAGAATCAAATTTGCTGTCATCCAAGTGATATCCTGAATAATGAACAGTAACTGTTTCTCCAAACTTCGCAAGATCTCCAGTTCCTTCTTTATTAATAATATAGATCAAACCAGAACTCGTAATTTGATAGTCTGATTCTGTAATATTATTTCGCTCAAAATACTGTTCGATAGTGGGATATGAAGATATGCTTGGGCTTTCATCGCATGATAAAAAACCCAAGCTCATCAAGCCCAGTAAAATAAATACTCTGGATTTCATTAAATTTTATTGTATGTCTACCAATTCAACATCAAACTTTAAGATAGAGTTCGCAGGAATACTTCCTGTTGCTCTTTCCCCATAAGCTAATGTACTTGGAATGTAAAGCGTTGCCTTAGCTCCTTTGTTAAGAAGAGCAATGCCTTCATCCCATCCCATGATCACTCGTCCTTGTCCTAAAACAAATCCGAAAGGCTGCCCCCTATCATAAGATGAATCAAATTTAGTTCCATCAAGCAATGTGCCATTGTAGTGCACAGAAACTTGTTTGCCAGCTATTGCATTGTCTCCTTCACCTTCTTGAGTGATTACATATCTCAAGCCTGATTCCGTCGTTTGTGCAGTAATATTGTTTTCAGCTAGAAAAGCATCAATAGTCTCTCCATCTTTTTTGATAATTTCAGCAGATTCTTCCAATTTTTTAGCTTGTGCAGCTGCCATCTCTTCTTTTCTTTTGGCCTGAGCTTTTTCATACTCCTCTTTTTGGAATGCCTGAAACTCTTCAGTTGTCATCATAGAAACAACTTTGGCATAAAAAGTCATGTTGCCAGCCGTATCCAAACTATCAGGAATGGCAGTTTTGAAAGTGTTTTCAAATAGGTCCTTTGTAGTGACTTCAAAAGTGGCACTATCTCCTACATTCAGGATTTCAAGCGCCTCGTACATAGTACCGCTTGTTGACCAAACTTCTTTGATATATTGAAGTGGAACGGGTGCTCCTGCCTTTTCAGAACTCCATTGCTCGTTTCCATTTCCGTTTAAGTATTTCATATTCAGCCTTAGAATGGTGCTGTCTACAAGTGCAGTTCCTTCACCTTTTTCAATGACCTTTACTTTAATACCTGACTTGGTTGTTCTTTCTTCGCTACATGCAATAGATAGAATTGATATGGCCAATACGGCCAAAAGCGCGTTATACTTCATAATTTAATTCCTTAGTCTGTTTTAATACAAGTTCTCTAAATAGTTTGATGGTATCTTCCAAGCTTTCCTTGGTAGCGCCACCCGCAGCATTCTTATGTCCGCCGCCATTAAAATATTTTCTACATAATTCATTCACCGGAATATCTCCAAATGACCTGAATGATATCTTTACTACATCAGGGTCTTCAATAAATATCGCTGATACGTTTATTCCCTCTATAGCCAAACCATAATTAACTAATCCTTCTGTATCTCCGGTTTGGTATTTGAATCTCTTTTTATCCTCCTGGGTCAAATAAAAGTAAGCCACATTCGTCCCTTCAATTATTTCTAGTCTTTCATTCAATGCGAAACCAAGCAATCTCATTCTGTCCAATGAGTTGCTGTCATAGATTTTATGACTGACTTTGGATACATCTGCACCTAATTCCATCAAATTAGCTACTATATTATGTACATGTGGCGTAGTTGACGGATGCTTGAAATTACCAGTATCAGTCATCAGACCAGCATACAGTGCCTCAGCCATACCTTTGGTCAATTTTTCTGTATCACCCAGCATTTCGATCAAGTCATAGACCAACTCAGCTGTAGCTGCCGCCTCGGTACTCCAAAGGACGTACTTGGCAAAAGTCTCAGGATTAAGGTGATGATCAATTAAAACCTTTTCCGCATCAGAATCAGCAACCATCTGGCCTAACTCGCCAATTCTGTTTAGACTTGAAAAATCCAAACAAAAAATCAAATCAGCATTTTCAACTAGATATTGAGCCTTTTCTTCATTCCCTTCAAATATCAACACATCGTCATTCCCTTCCATCCAATCAAGGAATTTCGGATAGTCCGTTGGAGTAATGACACAGACCTGATGGCCTTGCTTCAGTAAATATCCCGCAAGTCCCAAAGAAGATCCTAATGCATCCGCGTCAGGTTTGATATGGGTGGTGATTACTATTCGCTTAGGAAGCTCTAGTAACTCTTTAAATGCTGCTAAGTTTTGCATCGATGATGTAAAAAGAAGATGCAAAAGTGGTGAAATTAATCCGAAATGCAAAAGACCGGTGATACTACAAATTACGATAAGTCAGGAATTCTTTTGATCATCAAAAATTAGCCCTAATTTTGCGGGATTTTTAGAACAAATAAGACTTAAGTTTAAATGGCTAATAACAAAACATTCACCATGATCAAGCCTGACGCATTCAGTGCAGGCAATGCAGGTGCGATCACCAAAATGATAGAGGAAGCAGGTTTTTCGATCAAAGCAATGAAGTTGACAAAACTTACTGCTGAAACCGCTGGAAAATTTTACGCAGTGCACAGTGAAAGACCATTCTACAATGATCTTTGTGCCTATATGTCTTCTGGAGCTATCATCGCGATGATTCTTGAAAAAGACAATGCAGTAGAAGATTTCAGAAAATTGATCGGTGCTACCAATCCAGCAGAAGCGGCAGAAGGCACTATTAGAAAAATATTTGCTAAATCAATTGAAGCGAATGCCGTGCATGGGTCTGACTCAGACGAAAATGCAGCGATTGAAGGTTCTTTCTTTTTCTCTGAACTAGAGAAAATTTAATTACCTCTCAAATAGGAGAATATATTATCCCGTTCAGGTGAAAATCTGGGCGGGATTTTTTTATTTCTTGAAAAACTTGCTTCGAACCCATCGAGGTAGAAATATGGCACCGAGCAAAAGGTAAGGGTAATAAGACATCAATCGCCAGAATATACTCGACACGAAAGTGTAGCTATCCAAATATTCATTAAAGAATTGATTAAAAAAGAACTCTGCCGTACCCGAACTGCCTGGAGTAGGAGAAATCAACATCACAATCCACATGATGATCTGCCGGCTAAAAATAACCATGTGCTCAGGAATTGTAATCTCGGTATATGCAGAAACTAAACTGTTGAGCATTAAATATCTTGCACACCAAATAAAA
The sequence above is drawn from the Reichenbachiella sp. genome and encodes:
- a CDS encoding non-canonical purine NTP diphosphatase, translating into MKICFATHNENKLREINEIISDYDIVGLNEIGCTEEIPETGTTLSENSKIKADFVTANYSISCFADDTGLEVEALNGEPGVYSARYAGNERDNLANINLLLKKLETHSNKSARFRTMITLNLEGETYQFEGIVNGAIVSELKGEKGFGYDPIFIPEGYNRTFAEMSSEEKNAISHRGRAVAKLVQFLENKA
- a CDS encoding FKBP-type peptidyl-prolyl cis-trans isomerase; translation: MTSEMGMKFREHILLVTILCGLVYFSGCVDHAAEGEEEEEQARLDSLAQAETEGEIFDAYIADAENGINADDVVIQDNGVRRVVWDPSTSVRVPEFNEIVSVHYVGKFTTNQIFDTTNPAVAKKSDSLNYVANGISFDDLLAKSDKTYEELLDSLNTSDGAISDPVFTLNRLYVPMAFNHQEDGTGISFSFITGFRSGLRNLMLEMELNSKGLIMIPSAVGYGTVGSSIDAEGNQGIPPNTPLIFEFELVNIRP
- a CDS encoding FKBP-type peptidyl-prolyl cis-trans isomerase translates to MKSRVFILLGLMSLGFLSCDESPSISSYPTIEQYFERNNITESDYQITSSGLIYIINKEGTGDLAKFGETVTVHYSGYHLDDSKFDSSYDRNEAFVFRIGDNRIIAGWNEGLQYFRKGGSGTLYIPWELAYGESGSGPITPKEDLKFDINLLAID
- a CDS encoding FKBP-type peptidyl-prolyl cis-trans isomerase, coding for MKYNALLAVLAISILSIACSEERTTKSGIKVKVIEKGEGTALVDSTILRLNMKYLNGNGNEQWSSEKAGAPVPLQYIKEVWSTSGTMYEALEILNVGDSATFEVTTKDLFENTFKTAIPDSLDTAGNMTFYAKVVSMMTTEEFQAFQKEEYEKAQAKRKEEMAAAQAKKLEESAEIIKKDGETIDAFLAENNITAQTTESGLRYVITQEGEGDNAIAGKQVSVHYNGTLLDGTKFDSSYDRGQPFGFVLGQGRVIMGWDEGIALLNKGAKATLYIPSTLAYGERATGSIPANSILKFDVELVDIQ
- a CDS encoding bifunctional oligoribonuclease/PAP phosphatase NrnA, with product MQNLAAFKELLELPKRIVITTHIKPDADALGSSLGLAGYLLKQGHQVCVITPTDYPKFLDWMEGNDDVLIFEGNEEKAQYLVENADLIFCLDFSSLNRIGELGQMVADSDAEKVLIDHHLNPETFAKYVLWSTEAAATAELVYDLIEMLGDTEKLTKGMAEALYAGLMTDTGNFKHPSTTPHVHNIVANLMELGADVSKVSHKIYDSNSLDRMRLLGFALNERLEIIEGTNVAYFYLTQEDKKRFKYQTGDTEGLVNYGLAIEGINVSAIFIEDPDVVKISFRSFGDIPVNELCRKYFNGGGHKNAAGGATKESLEDTIKLFRELVLKQTKELNYEV
- a CDS encoding nucleoside-diphosphate kinase, whose protein sequence is MANNKTFTMIKPDAFSAGNAGAITKMIEEAGFSIKAMKLTKLTAETAGKFYAVHSERPFYNDLCAYMSSGAIIAMILEKDNAVEDFRKLIGATNPAEAAEGTIRKIFAKSIEANAVHGSDSDENAAIEGSFFFSELEKI